The following nucleotide sequence is from Anaerococcus sp. Marseille-Q7828.
CCAAACTATTTAATGTACAGACCATATCACTTAACAAGTCTAGAAGCGCCAATTACAATATATAATGCTGTAGTAGAAAATGAACCTACAATAGCACCAATCCAAGGTCAAGTGGCAGATACAGTCACTATCGCCAAAAGAGATATCAAAAAGGGCGAAACACTAGATGGTATAGGAAGCGAAAAGGTATTTGGTAAACTTACTAGCCACACAAGATCAATGAAAGAAGACTTATTGCCAATAGGGCTAATCACTCCAAAGACAGTAGCAAAAGTTGACATCCCAAAAGACACTTTAATAGATATGACAATGGTAGAAATTGACGAAAGAGCTACAATAACAAGATTACGTCGTAGACAAAACTCAATGAAACTCTAGGAGAAGCCATGGACAAATTTGAAATAAATTCCAAATTTTTAAATAGAAACGTGACTTACAATTTTCTAGAAAATCCAGAATCCAACATATACATTTACTTCTTTGACGGTCAAAACCTATTTGACCTAGAAGAATGCTATATGGATGCTACATTTGAATTCAAAGAGGCCCTAGACAAAGCTAAGATTAGTGCAAATGTCGTTGGTATATATGCTCCATACGATTCAAATAGGACAAATGAGTACACTCCATACACTGAGGGTGACCCAGAAGCAGACTACTTTGACGATGACTTTACTTATAAACCTCTAGGCATTGAGACTGGAGAATTCATAGTAAAAGAGCTTATCCCACACATAGAAAAAGATAAGAAGGATATAGTAAGGCTAATAGGTGGAGCCTCCTTAGGAGGACTTATGAGCCTATATATGGGAGCTAAGTACCCTAAGATATTTCATAGAGTCCTAGCCATGAGCTCACACTTTAACATCAACCTAGTAGAATCAGGTCAAATGTTAAATGCCTACGATGGCAGAAACAAGCAAAAAGTCTATATAGACGTAGGAGATAATGAATACCAAGAAGACCCACTCCTATCTAGGTCATATGTGGACTTAAATAAGATGGCCTATGGAGTATTGAAAGATAAAGTCGAAAGCAAATTTGTCTACGCCAAAGGAGCAACCCACCACGAAAGAGACTGGGCAGAAAGAATGCCAGAGGCTTTAACTTATTTGCTAAATTAAGGAAGAATAAATTTTTTGTAAAAAATTTTATATTTAAAAACTAGCACCCTTAAGGGTGCTTTTTTGAATAAATAGATTTTCATATGAATCTTTTTTTATTAATTATATTAACGTAACTGTCATCCTTCTTGACCTATCCCCGGTCCCTTCATCTAGGGTGGCAAATTATATTTACCATCTTCGAGATGAGCTGAAAGCGAATC
It contains:
- a CDS encoding alpha/beta hydrolase-fold protein, which gives rise to MDKFEINSKFLNRNVTYNFLENPESNIYIYFFDGQNLFDLEECYMDATFEFKEALDKAKISANVVGIYAPYDSNRTNEYTPYTEGDPEADYFDDDFTYKPLGIETGEFIVKELIPHIEKDKKDIVRLIGGASLGGLMSLYMGAKYPKIFHRVLAMSSHFNINLVESGQMLNAYDGRNKQKVYIDVGDNEYQEDPLLSRSYVDLNKMAYGVLKDKVESKFVYAKGATHHERDWAERMPEALTYLLN